The DNA sequence AATCGGCGTCTGGCTAGTGGTCGGGCGCAGCATTTACGCACTGATTGAGGGCGTGATGAAGGTGCTGCTAGCAATCATGACGCTGGCCTTCCTGTCGCTGGCCATCATGGCCGGGCCGGACGTCGGCGGCATCATCTCCGGCACCTTCGGCTTCAGCATCCCGAGCGATCAGGGCGTGCATGGCGCCTTGCTGGTGGCCGTCTCGGTGATCGGCGCGGTCGCCGGCTCGATCGCCAACTTCGTGCACCCCTACGTCATGAAGGAAAAGGGCTGGACCGGGCCGCAGCACAAGCGCATGCAGCGCAACGACCTGCTGTTCGCGGTGTTCATCGGCATCCTGATCAACCTGGCGATCTGGGTGGTCGGCGCGGAAATCCTGCGGCCCAACGGGCTGAAGGTCGAAACGCTCGACGACCTGGGCGCAGCGCTGGAAATGTTCTTCGGCCCGGCCGGCTGGTATGTGTTCTTCATCGGCGTGCTTGCCACCCTGTTCGCTAGCGTGGTGGGCAAGACGACCGCCTTCCCGATGCTGATCGTCGACGCCCTGCACTACTCGGCACCGTCCCGCCGTGCGCGCTATGGCGAGAAGTTCCAGAGCGATCCGCTGCACAAGTGGTTCATGCTCTTTGTGCTGGTCACGCCGCTGGTCTGGTCACTGCCAGGCATGCCCGACTTCGTGACGCTGACCATCGGTGTGAACGCGCTGAATATCGTGGGCCTACCGATCATCTCGATAGGCCTGCTGATCATGTCCAACCAGAAGAAGCTGCTCGGCGAATATCGCAACAACCTGTTCGAGAATATCGCTCTAGGTCTGGCGACAATCCTCGCGGTGTGGGTCGCCATCCAGCTCGGAACCGATTTGCTGGCGTGACTGCGATCGCGGCGCGGGTGGCTCTGACGGCCCCCGCGCTCACCGCATCGTATGCACTACCCCCCACCGCCGCGCGTGCTGCCGATGCCGTATTCACGCAATTTGTTGGCCACGGTGGTATGCGACACGCCCAATCGCTTACCTAGTAGGCGACTGCTTGGGTGGCGTTGGTAAAGCTCTTCCAGCACGGTTTTCTCGAAGCGGCCAAGGATGCTGGAAAGATCGCCGTCCAGGGAAAACTCACCCAGCGGCTGCGGCGCGCCGTAATCAGGCAGGCGGATGTGCTCCGGCTTGATCACCCCGCCCTCGCAGAGTGAAACCGCCTGAAACAGCGTGTTCTCCAGCTGTCGCACATTCCCCGGCCAGTGATAGCCAGCCAGCCGCTCCAACGCTTGCGGCGACAGGCTCGGCAGCGCGCAGCCGATCTGCCGGCTGGCCTGATCGAGAAAGTGCAGCGCCAGCGGTTCGAGCCCGTCGAGGCATTCGCGCAGTGGCGGGATGTGCAGCGACAGCACGTTGAGCCGGTGATACAGGTCCTGGCGAAACTCACCCTTGGCGCAGAGCTCGGACAAATCCAGCTGCGTCGCGCAGACCACCCGCACATCCAGATATACCTCCTCGTCGCTGCCCACCCGGCGGAAACAACCGTCCTGCAGAAAGCGCACCAGTTTGGCCTGTAGCCGCGTACTCATCTCACCGACGCCATCAAGGAACAGCGTGCCGCCGGAGGTCAGCTCCAGCAGGCCCAGCTTGCCTTCCGGGCGCGCACCTTCGAAGGCGCCGGGGCCGTAGCCGAACAGCTCGGTTTCGGCCATGGACTCCGGCAAACCGGCGCAGTTGAGCGCCATGAACGGCGATTGCCCGCGCGGGCTGGATAGATGGCAGGCGCGCGCCAGCAGCTCCTTGCCGGTGCCGGTCTCGCCCTCGATCAGCAACGGTGCATCCAGCGGCGCCATGC is a window from the Pseudomonas sp. MTM4 genome containing:
- a CDS encoding Nramp family divalent metal transporter encodes the protein MARSDAIDKVVPAHSSSRLGKIVKLLGPGIIAVLSWLGAGDLITSSVAGANYGYAMMWVLAGSLLLRFLIVNMIARFQLCNNQGMTILGGYAQLHPAFAWFMFVYALFMGHLMNAYMIKGAGEALSTLLHIDRPLLCSVAVVIGVWLVVGRSIYALIEGVMKVLLAIMTLAFLSLAIMAGPDVGGIISGTFGFSIPSDQGVHGALLVAVSVIGAVAGSIANFVHPYVMKEKGWTGPQHKRMQRNDLLFAVFIGILINLAIWVVGAEILRPNGLKVETLDDLGAALEMFFGPAGWYVFFIGVLATLFASVVGKTTAFPMLIVDALHYSAPSRRARYGEKFQSDPLHKWFMLFVLVTPLVWSLPGMPDFVTLTIGVNALNIVGLPIISIGLLIMSNQKKLLGEYRNNLFENIALGLATILAVWVAIQLGTDLLA
- a CDS encoding sigma-54-dependent transcriptional regulator, with amino-acid sequence MRIRILCQNRIGILRDMLELLVDYGINVARGEVGGEHGNAVYLHCPNLMNLQLQALRPKIEALQGVFEVRKVGLMPSERHSLELNALLGALEFPVLSIDMAGAIVAANRAAAQLLGVRVDEVPGMSLSRYAEDFDLPELVRANKARINGLRVTIKGDVFLADIAPLQSEHDDSEALAGAVLTLHRADRVGERIYNVRKQELRGFDSIFQSSKVMAAVVREARRMAPLDAPLLIEGETGTGKELLARACHLSSPRGQSPFMALNCAGLPESMAETELFGYGPGAFEGARPEGKLGLLELTSGGTLFLDGVGEMSTRLQAKLVRFLQDGCFRRVGSDEEVYLDVRVVCATQLDLSELCAKGEFRQDLYHRLNVLSLHIPPLRECLDGLEPLALHFLDQASRQIGCALPSLSPQALERLAGYHWPGNVRQLENTLFQAVSLCEGGVIKPEHIRLPDYGAPQPLGEFSLDGDLSSILGRFEKTVLEELYQRHPSSRLLGKRLGVSHTTVANKLREYGIGSTRGGGG